From the Brassica napus cultivar Da-Ae chromosome A8, Da-Ae, whole genome shotgun sequence genome, one window contains:
- the LOC106418726 gene encoding probable arabinosyltransferase ARAD2, with translation MVPKITSMAVAKPLCSVSCLLLSSSLVFVVSLLFFFSNSLTSDQNPRISLDTFHTGINVFVAELPRSLNYGLLDKYWSSSPDSRIPSDPDHPTRKTNSPKPEKYPPYPENPLIKQYSAEYWIMGDLETPPEKRTGSFAKRVFSESEADVVFVPFFATLSAEMELGNGKGSSFRKKSGNEDYQRQRQVLDFLKNTQAWKRSGGRDHVFVLTDPVAMWHVREEIALSILLVVDFGGWFRQDSKSFNGTSFPERIEHTQVSVIKDVIVPYTHLLPRLDLSQNKRRHSLLYFKGAKHRHRGGLIREKLWDLLVDEHGIVMEEGFPNATGREQSIRGMRSSEFCLHPAGDTPTSCRLFDAIQSLCIPVIVSDNIELPFEGMIDYSEFSVFVSVSDALRPKWLANHLRNFSERDKETFRSRMAKVQSVFVYDNGKADGIGPIQPDGAVNHIWKKVHQKVPMVKEAVFRERRKPAATSVPLRCQCI, from the exons ATGGTTCCTAAGATCACATCAATGGCGGTCGCTAAACCTCTCTGCTCAGTCTCTTGCTTActcctctcttcctctctcgTCTTCGTGGTCTCgcttctctttttcttctccaaTTCCTTAACATCCGACCAAAATCCCAGGATCTCACTCGATACCTTCCATACCGGCATCAACGTGTTCGTAGCTGAGCTTCCGAGATCCCTAAACTACGGTCTTCTGGACAAGTACTGGTCCTCTTCCCCAGATTCACGCATACCCAGCGACCCGGATCACCCGACCCGTAAAACCAATTCACCCAAACCCGAGAAATACCCACCGTACCCGGAGAATCCGCTGATTAAGCAGTACAGTGCAGAGTACTGGATCATGGGAGACCTCGAGACTCCACCGGAGAAGCGCACTGGATCTTTCGCCAAAAGGGTTTTCAGCGAATCCGAGGCTGATGTCGTGTTCGTGCCCTTCTTCGCGACTCTAAGCGCGGAGATGGAGCTTGGAAATGGAAAAGGCTCCTCCTTTAGGAAGAAATCTGGAAACGAAGACTATCAGAGACAGAGACAAGTTCTTGATttcctcaagaacactcaagctTGGAAGCGATCTGGTGGACGTGATCACGTCTTTGTTCTAACTG ACCCTGTTGCAATGTGGCATGTCCGCGAGGAGATTGCTTTATCCATTCTACTAGTTGTGGATTTTGGAGGATGGTTCAGGCAAGATTCTAAGTCTTTCAACGGTACTAGCTTCCCTGAGAGGATAGAGCATACTCAAGTCTCTGTCATTAAGGATGTGATTGTTCCATACACGCATCTTCTTCCTAGGCTAGATTTGTCTCAGAACAAGAGACGTCACAGCCTACTTTATTTCAAAGGCGCTAAGCACAGACATCGG GGAGGGTTAATAAGAGAAAAACTATGGGACTTGCTGGTGGATGAACACGGCATTGTCATGGAAGAAGGTTTCCCTAATGCAACGGGAAGAGAACAATCGATAAGAGGAATGAGAAGCTCAGAGTTTTGCTTGCACCCAGCCGGTGACACTCCCACTTCGTGCCGTCTCTTTGACGCCATACAAAGCCTATGCATCCCTGTGATTGTCAGCGACAACATAGAGCTCCCGTTTGAAGGAATGATAGACTACTCAGAGTTCTCAGTCTTTGTCTCTGTAAGTGATGCATTAAGGCCTAAATGGTTGGCTAATCATCTCAGAAATTTCTCTGAAAGAGACAAGGAAACCTTCAGAAGTAGAATGGCAAAGGTTCAGTCAGTTTTTGTGTATGACAATGGTAAAGCGGATGGTATTGGACCGATTCAACCCGATGGTGCGGTGAATCACATATGGAAGAAGGTTCATCAGAAGGTGCCCATGGTGAAGGAAGCAGTGTTTAGGGAGAGGAGAAAACCAGCTGCTACTTCTGTTCCTCTTCGATGTCAATGTAtctaa
- the LOC106422622 gene encoding uncharacterized protein LOC106422622 isoform X2 encodes MTKHTDLSLVYIYTLPRPATNHQNSQKGIMMVPTLVKLLGKTVRDHTTAVLELTNLLEGTMLILTTRNVCMPELTPVQINGEVMPGQLEFQVPPSVGFMCFGLCFAADLRWTGR; translated from the exons ATGACAAAGCATACTGATCTCTCTTTGGTTTACATTTACACTCTCCCTAGACCTGCAACCAACCATCAAAACTCCCAAAAAGGAATTATGATGGTTCCAACACTGGTGAAGCTCCTGGGAAAGACAGTGAG GGACCATACTACTGCAGTGTTGGAACTGACAAATCTTTTGGAAGGGACAATGTTGattctcactacaagaaatgTTTGTATGCCGGAATTAACACCAGTGCAGATCAATGGAGAAGTCATGCCTGGTCAG TTGGAGTTTCAAGTCCCCCCATCGGTTGGTTTTATGTGCTTTGGGCTTTGCTTTGCAGCGGATCTACGGTGGACGGGGCGATGA
- the LOC106418920 gene encoding IST1 homolog: MSMLDSFFNKGFKAAKCKTLLKLTIPRIKLIRNRREAQIKQMRREIAKLLETGQEATARIRVEHIIREEKMMAAQEIIELFCELIAVRLPIIEAQRECPLDLKEAISSVCFAAPRCSDLTELQQVQLLFVSKYGKEFVAAASELKPDSGVNRKLVELLSVRAPSPETKLKLLKEIAQEHQLDWDPASTETDLFKSHEDLLDGPKQFGGGSKVPLKEEQDKGSHLTMLSLSRPEEQRQSDSDSEYEELDFPEVPNVLLRPTPAATYEHTSLDLPFVSESPGQDNLPSKRDEHTAKASSTVFEGQTESDPVKQNSYSPPPVGAVGSFSTNESDAPKKISDLDLQDVLTAAQAAADSAERAAAAARSAASLAQLRINELTKKTPEQSSPESPTENPFYSSPPQQTMEKAQFDHQNSSASSYGDHTEFQKEESSSLFSHQTERLPSMEKPQFDHQNSSASSYGDLTDFQLGDYSSPFNQQQAGRLPSFEKTRFDHQNSSVSSYGDITELQRPENSSFDRLTPDQDHQQMRLPSREDDPYYSYPNLFTSQNLDRSPGSRSFSDTSKPAHDS; encoded by the exons ATGTCGATGCTCGATTCCTTCTTCAATAAAGGTTTCAAAGCTGCAAAATG CAAAACGTTGCTGAAGTTAACGATCCCTCGGATAAAGCTAATCCGGAACCGAAGAGAAGCACAGATTAAGCAAATGCGCCGTGAAATCGCTAAGCTTCTCGAGACTGGTCAAGAAGCCACTGCTCGTATTCGT gtTGAGCATATTATAAGGGAAGAGAAGATGATGGCTGCTCAAGAGATCATAGAGCTCTTCTGTGAGCTCATTGCTGTTCGCCTCCCAATTATTGAGGCTCAAAG GGAATGTCCTCTGGATCTGAAAGAAGCAATCTCAAGTGTATGTTTTGCTGCGCCAAGGTGCTCTGATTTGACAGAGCTGCAGCAGGTTCAGCTACTGTTTGTTTCCAAGTACGGCAAGGAGTTCGTTGCAGCTGCATCTGAGCTTAAGCCTGATTCTGGTGTCAATCGTAAG TTGGTGGAGTTGCTGTCTGTGCGTGCACCTTCCCCAGAAACCAAGCTGAAACTTCTCAAGGAAATTGCACAAGAACATCAACTTGATTGGGACCCTGCTTCTACTGAAACTGATCTCTTCAAATCGCATGAGGATCTCCTT GATGGACCAAAGCAATTTGGTGGAGGCTCTAAGGTCCCATTAAAGGAGGAACAAGATAAAGGGTCACATTTGACAATGCTATCTCTTTCGCGTCCAGAGGAACAAAGACAATCTGATTCTGATTCAGAGTATGAAGAATTAGACTTTCCCGAGGTTCCAAATGTCTTGCTACGGCCCACTCCTGCCGCCACTTATGAACACACCTCTCTCGACTTGCCCTTTGTTTCAGAGAGTCCAGGACAGGATAATCTGCCTTCCAAAAGAGATGAACATACTGCAAAAGCAAGCAGCACTGTCTTCGAAGGCCAGACGGAATCTGATCCCGTGAAACAGAACAGTTATTCTCCACCACCTGTTGGTGCAGTAGGATCCTTCTCTACAAACGAGAGTGACGCTCCAAAGAAAATATCGGATTTGGACTTGCAGGATGTCCTAACGGCTGCTCAAGCTGCTGCTGATTCAGCAGAACGTGCGGCAGCAGCTGCCCGTTCAGCTGCAAGTCTTGCACAGCTGAGAATCAATGAGCTCACGAAGAAGACGCCTGAACAGTCGTCTCCTGAGAGCCCGACTGAGAACCCTTTCTATTCAAGCCCACCACAACAGACAATGGAAAAGGCGCAATTTGATCATCAGAATTCTTCGGCCAGCAGCTACGGAGATCACACTGAGTTCCAAAAGGAAGAGTCTTCATCACTTTTCAGCCACCAAACAGAGAGACTCCCCTCAATGGAAAAACCACAATTTGATCACCAAAACTCATCAGCAAGCAGCTATGGAGATCTTACTGATTTCCAACTTGGTGACTATTCATCACCTTTTAACCAGCAACAAGCAGGGAGACTCCCTTCATTTGAAAAAACTCGTTTTGATCATCAGAATTCATCAGTCAGCAGCTATGGCGATATTACAGAGCTCCAGAGACCCGAGAACTCGTCATTTGACAGACTCACCCCTGACCAGGACCACCAGCAAATGAGACTACCTTCGAGggaagatgatccatattacTCATACCCTAATCTGTTCACATCGCAGAATCTTGACCGCTCACCCGGCTCTCGTTCATTTTCGGACACTTCAAAACCTGCCCATGATTCTTGA
- the LOC106418919 gene encoding NAC domain-containing protein 17 isoform X1, producing MADSCLRGGKFSAPGFRFHPTDEELVMYYLKRKICKRKLRVNAIGVVDVYKLDPEELPGQSVLKTGDRQWFYFTPRSRKYPNAARSGRCTATGYWKATGKDRVISYNSRSVGLKKTLVFYRGRAPNGQRTDWVMHEYTMDEDELGRCKKAKEYYALYKLFKKSGAGPKNGEEYGAPFQEEEWADDDDNDNGDDIDVPVVRCEDNVSLFEPVNVQLDDLEEFLSGIPFAPGVPQTFTSIPQVSFFSLLMIKMVRHVFPLLTTEDNCNSQVNREEELQSTLVNNSAREFLKPQETGDFLPNDMPSSYESIDVTSAPNNSVLVFEKEDYIEMDDFLTPEHGASSVENHAQLLNPGEYGDFNDFDQLFHDVSMSLDMEPILQGTSADPLSNFPDNTSDQEHPFPYQQFQDQTPEKQLNNIMDPSPNLNQFSDDLWLEDDNQAFLFDQPQSVISGAFASPSSGVVPGSTNLVNGQDQEGVNGGGGTSPFSSALWAFMDSIPSTPASACEGPINRTFVRMSSFTRIKFSGIANGTPVTTAVMAKKRSRNRWFLLLSIVGALCAIFWVLMATVQPSGRPVFS from the exons ATGGCGGATTCGTGTTTAAGAGGTGGTAAATTCAGTGCACCAGGGTTTCGATTTCATCCGACTGATGAGGAGCTGGTCATGTATTATCTCAAGAGGAAGATCTGTAAGAGAAAGCTCAGAGTCAACGCCATCGGCGTCGTTGACGTTTACAAGTTGGATCCCGAAGAATTGCCTG GCCAATCGGTGTTGAAGACGGGAGATCGACAGTGGTTCTACTTCACTCCGAGGAGCAGGAAGTATCCTAACGCAGCTAGGTCCGGTAGGTGCACTGCAACTGGGTATTGGAAAGCTACTGGAAAGGATCGAGTCATATCCTACAACTCTAGATCTGTAGGACTCAAAAAGACTCTTGTTTTCTATAGAGGTCGTGCTCCTAACGGTCAGCGAACTGATTGGGTGATGCATGAGTACACCATGGATGAAGATGAACTCGGGAGATGTAAGAAGGCCAAG gAATACTATGCACTTTATAAGCTGTTCAAGAAAAGTGGGGCTGGTCCCAAAAACGGTGAGGAGTATGGTGCTCCTTTCCAAGAAGAAGAATgggctgatgatgatgataatgataatggAGATGATATTGATGTACCTGTGGTTCGTTGTGAGGATAATGTTAGCCTTTTCGAACCTGTGAATGTTCAGTTAGATGATCTCGAGGAATTTCTCAGTGGAATCCCATTTGCACCTGGGGTTCCTCAAACATTTACTAGTATTCCCCAGGTtagcttcttctctcttttaatGATTAAGATGGTTAGGCACGTGTTTCCTTTACTTACTACAGAAGATAATTGTAACTCGCAGGTTAACAGGGAAGAAGAATTGCAGAGCACTTTGGTGAATAATTCTGCTAGAGAGTTTCTTAAACCTCAGGAAACTGGAGACTTCTTGCCTAACGACATGCCCTCGAGTTATGAGTCTATTGACGTCACGTCAGCTCCCAATAACTCTGTTTTGGTGTTTGAGAAggaggattacattgaaatGGATGACTTTCTGACCCCTGAACACGGAGCTTCTTCAGTTGAGAACCATGCACAGCTCTTGAACCCTGGTGAATATGGAGACTTTAATGACTTTGACCAATTGTTCCATGACGTTTCCATGTCTTTAGATATGGAACCTATTCTTCAGGGAACTTCTGCGGATCCGTTGAGTAATTTTCCCGACAACACATCCGACCAGGAACATCCATTCCCTTATCAACAGTTCCAGGACCAGACCCCTGAGAAACAGCTAAACAACATCATGGATCCTAGTCCAAATCTCAATCAGTTCAGTGATGACCTGTGGCTTGAAGATGATAATCAGGCTTTCCTCTTTGATCAACCGCAGTCTGTTATTTCTGGAGCATTTGCTTCACCTTCATCAG GTGTGGTGCCCGGTTCCACAAATCTTGTAAATGGCCAAGACCAAGAAGGTGTAAATGGTGGTGGTGGAACGAGCCCATTCTCATCGGCTCTGTGGGCATTCATGGATTCAATACCTTCAACGCCAGCCTCTGCGTGTGAGGGTCCTATTAACCGGACCTTTGTGCGTATGTCTAGCTTTACCCGTATCAAGTTCAGTGGAATAGCAAATGGAACGCCAGTGACTACTGCCGTAATGGCAAAGAAGCGTAGCAGAAACAGATGGTTTTTACTCTTATCAATTGTGGGTGCCTTGTGTGCCATCTTCTGGGTGTTAATGGCCACTGTTCAACCCTCGGGGAGGCCCGTCTTCTCGTGA
- the LOC106418919 gene encoding NAC domain-containing protein 17 isoform X2, whose product MADSCLRGGKFSAPGFRFHPTDEELVMYYLKRKICKRKLRVNAIGVVDVYKLDPEELPGQSVLKTGDRQWFYFTPRSRKYPNAARSGRCTATGYWKATGKDRVISYNSRSVGLKKTLVFYRGRAPNGQRTDWVMHEYTMDEDELGRCKKAKEYYALYKLFKKSGAGPKNGEEYGAPFQEEEWADDDDNDNGDDIDVPVVRCEDNVSLFEPVNVQLDDLEEFLSGIPFAPGVPQTFTSIPQVNREEELQSTLVNNSAREFLKPQETGDFLPNDMPSSYESIDVTSAPNNSVLVFEKEDYIEMDDFLTPEHGASSVENHAQLLNPGEYGDFNDFDQLFHDVSMSLDMEPILQGTSADPLSNFPDNTSDQEHPFPYQQFQDQTPEKQLNNIMDPSPNLNQFSDDLWLEDDNQAFLFDQPQSVISGAFASPSSGVVPGSTNLVNGQDQEGVNGGGGTSPFSSALWAFMDSIPSTPASACEGPINRTFVRMSSFTRIKFSGIANGTPVTTAVMAKKRSRNRWFLLLSIVGALCAIFWVLMATVQPSGRPVFS is encoded by the exons ATGGCGGATTCGTGTTTAAGAGGTGGTAAATTCAGTGCACCAGGGTTTCGATTTCATCCGACTGATGAGGAGCTGGTCATGTATTATCTCAAGAGGAAGATCTGTAAGAGAAAGCTCAGAGTCAACGCCATCGGCGTCGTTGACGTTTACAAGTTGGATCCCGAAGAATTGCCTG GCCAATCGGTGTTGAAGACGGGAGATCGACAGTGGTTCTACTTCACTCCGAGGAGCAGGAAGTATCCTAACGCAGCTAGGTCCGGTAGGTGCACTGCAACTGGGTATTGGAAAGCTACTGGAAAGGATCGAGTCATATCCTACAACTCTAGATCTGTAGGACTCAAAAAGACTCTTGTTTTCTATAGAGGTCGTGCTCCTAACGGTCAGCGAACTGATTGGGTGATGCATGAGTACACCATGGATGAAGATGAACTCGGGAGATGTAAGAAGGCCAAG gAATACTATGCACTTTATAAGCTGTTCAAGAAAAGTGGGGCTGGTCCCAAAAACGGTGAGGAGTATGGTGCTCCTTTCCAAGAAGAAGAATgggctgatgatgatgataatgataatggAGATGATATTGATGTACCTGTGGTTCGTTGTGAGGATAATGTTAGCCTTTTCGAACCTGTGAATGTTCAGTTAGATGATCTCGAGGAATTTCTCAGTGGAATCCCATTTGCACCTGGGGTTCCTCAAACATTTACTAGTATTCCCCAG GTTAACAGGGAAGAAGAATTGCAGAGCACTTTGGTGAATAATTCTGCTAGAGAGTTTCTTAAACCTCAGGAAACTGGAGACTTCTTGCCTAACGACATGCCCTCGAGTTATGAGTCTATTGACGTCACGTCAGCTCCCAATAACTCTGTTTTGGTGTTTGAGAAggaggattacattgaaatGGATGACTTTCTGACCCCTGAACACGGAGCTTCTTCAGTTGAGAACCATGCACAGCTCTTGAACCCTGGTGAATATGGAGACTTTAATGACTTTGACCAATTGTTCCATGACGTTTCCATGTCTTTAGATATGGAACCTATTCTTCAGGGAACTTCTGCGGATCCGTTGAGTAATTTTCCCGACAACACATCCGACCAGGAACATCCATTCCCTTATCAACAGTTCCAGGACCAGACCCCTGAGAAACAGCTAAACAACATCATGGATCCTAGTCCAAATCTCAATCAGTTCAGTGATGACCTGTGGCTTGAAGATGATAATCAGGCTTTCCTCTTTGATCAACCGCAGTCTGTTATTTCTGGAGCATTTGCTTCACCTTCATCAG GTGTGGTGCCCGGTTCCACAAATCTTGTAAATGGCCAAGACCAAGAAGGTGTAAATGGTGGTGGTGGAACGAGCCCATTCTCATCGGCTCTGTGGGCATTCATGGATTCAATACCTTCAACGCCAGCCTCTGCGTGTGAGGGTCCTATTAACCGGACCTTTGTGCGTATGTCTAGCTTTACCCGTATCAAGTTCAGTGGAATAGCAAATGGAACGCCAGTGACTACTGCCGTAATGGCAAAGAAGCGTAGCAGAAACAGATGGTTTTTACTCTTATCAATTGTGGGTGCCTTGTGTGCCATCTTCTGGGTGTTAATGGCCACTGTTCAACCCTCGGGGAGGCCCGTCTTCTCGTGA
- the LOC106422622 gene encoding uncharacterized protein LOC106422622 isoform X1 produces the protein MTKHTDLSLVYIYTLPRPATNHQNSQKGIMMVPTLVKLLGKTVRDHTTAVLELTNLLEGTMLILTTRNVCMPELTPVQINGEVMPGQRIYGGRGDELKRR, from the exons ATGACAAAGCATACTGATCTCTCTTTGGTTTACATTTACACTCTCCCTAGACCTGCAACCAACCATCAAAACTCCCAAAAAGGAATTATGATGGTTCCAACACTGGTGAAGCTCCTGGGAAAGACAGTGAG GGACCATACTACTGCAGTGTTGGAACTGACAAATCTTTTGGAAGGGACAATGTTGattctcactacaagaaatgTTTGTATGCCGGAATTAACACCAGTGCAGATCAATGGAGAAGTCATGCCTGGTCAG CGGATCTACGGTGGACGGGGCGATGAGTTGAAGAGAAGATGA